Below is a genomic region from Echinicola rosea.
CAAGAGCATCCTTACATCCAAGAAAAGCCTTTTGACTGGATCCGTGGCTATCAGACGGGCGGAAAATCCCTACTATGGGCTCGGCAGGTCCAGCGGTGGAGTGACCATGATTTTGAGGGGCCCGCTAGGGATGGTTTTGCAGTAGATTGGCCCATTCGGTACAAGGATCTCGCCCCTTGGTACAGCTATGTGGAAAAGTTTGTAGGGGTGGCCGGTTTCCATGATGGCATTCCACATCTCCCAGATGGGGAGTTCTTGCCCGGAATTGAGCTTACCGCTGCTGAAGAGTATTTTAAATCCGTTGTGGAGCAAAAATATCCAGGCCGAAACGTCATCAGTGGCCGCTGTGCACACATCACCGGTAATGCAGCATATTATGCCAAGCAAGGCAGGGGAATCTGCCAACACCGGACCATATGCCAACGCGGTTGCCCATTTGGCGGCTATTTCAGCTCCAATTCCGCTTCACTTCCCTGGGCGCAGCGTACCGGAAACCTGACCCTAAAAAATAATGCCGTTGTACATTCCATTATTTATGACGATGCGCAGCAAAAAGCCACAGGAGTAAGGGTAATCGATGCCAACACAAAAGAAGTCACCGAATATTTTGCTCCGATTATTTTTGTCAATGCCAGTGCACTCAACACCAATTTAATACTATTGAATTCTACCTCTAAGCGCTTTCCCAATGGTCTGGGCAATGACAATGGATTGATGGGAAAATATGTAGCATTCCACAATTACCGTGGTGGAGTATCGGGAGAATATGACGGGCTGAAAGCGTTTACCACTGAAGGAAAAAGACCTACCAGTGGCTATATGCCACGATTTAGGAATGTGGATAAACAAGAAACCAATTTTCTGAGAGGATATGCAGCGGGCATTCACGGCAGCCGATCCAAGGACGTAAATTACAGCGGTACGGGAGCAGACTTAGTTAAAAACATGATGAATCCGTCCTACGGGCCATGGAGGATTGGTTCTCACATGATGGGCGAAACCATTCCAAAAGAAAGCAATTACGTCGCGCTGGACACGGACAAGAAAGATGATTGGGGAATGCCACAACTCAAGGTCAATGTGGACTACGACCAAAACGACCTGGACATGATCCAGGATTACCGCGACCAATTGGCTGAGATGTTTGATGAAGCTGGATTTAAAAATATCCGAACTTGGGATGACGAACGTCGTCCAGGCTTAGACATCCACGAAATGGGTGGTGTCCGCATGGGGCACGATCCCAAGACATCCTTGCTGAACAAGCATCATCAGCTCCATGCTTGTCCCAATGTCTATGTTACCGACGGAGCATGCATGACATCTACCAGCACCCAAAATCCGTCATTGACGTATATGGTTTTTGCTGCCAGGGCGGTGGACCACGCCATGAAAAACCAAGGGTAATCTGAAAAGGGGTAATTCTATAAAGTGAGAGATTAGCACGCTGGAAATTTCACCTCATAAAAAATAACACGCTTCCTGAGCGTAGGCGAAGGAAGCGTGTTATCCAAAATCATGCATTATTGCTGAGCGAATAGGGGCTTTAGGTTTACTTAAACTTCACGACTTTTCCATGAGCGCTTGAGGTCATCTCTTTAGGAATGGCTTGAGTCACTTCATTATAGAGTAACTCTACCAAGCGTTTTTTCAAGAAACTCCTTGTCAGCACAATGCTCACTTCCCGCGTAGGCTGTTCTCCGGCAAACGGCCTGATCCTAGATTTCTCCTCTTCAGCCAAATCAAACGTGGCCAATTCTGGCAATAGCGTAACTCCCTTGTAACGGTTCACCATGTTTTTGAGGCCTTCCAGTGAACCACTTTCATAATGAAAATTCATTCTTTGGAATTTGGTTTGGTCGCAGATGCTCAGGACTTGATCTCGAAAACAATGTCCTTGCTGCAATACCCAAAAATCATCCGCCATAAGGTCTTTTACTTCAATGGCCTCTTTTTCCAGCAAGCGATGGTCCTTGGAGAGATAGGCGTAAAATTTCTCGTAAAACATTGGCTTTTCCAATATGCCCTGCTCTTGCAATGGAGTGACCACAATCCCCAAATCCAACTCATCATTTCGGAGGCGCTTGATAATTTCCTCCGTGATCAATTCTTCCACCTGTAACTGCACATTAGGATATTTCTCCAAAAAATTCCGGATAAAAAGGTGTAATAGGTGTGGGGCCAAGGTCGGTATGATTCCCAGCTTGATTACGCCACTGATATTTCCCTTGAGTTGGGATATCATCTCATAAATCCCCTTGCTTTCAGATACCACCCTTTTGGCTTGCTCTATCAGCTGTTGACCGATTTCTGTAGGAATTACCGGCATTTTCGAGCGGTCAAAGATCACCACATCCAACTCCCTCTCCAACTTGTGTATCTGGGCACTTAGGGTTGGCTGGGTTACAAAGCAAGCTTCGGCTGCATGTCCAAAATGACGGTGCTTATCTACAGCCAATACATATTCTAATTGCTGAATAGTCATTTGCTAAATTGTTTTTAGCGATTAAAAACTAGTGCAAATATAAGACTTTAATTTTATTTAGACTCATTTTAAATAAAAAAAACCTAGGAATTCCCTTTTATACCAGTTTACGCTATGAACTTGTGTTGGATCCTAAAATCAATATCCATCAAAATTATTCGTTGTTGTAAGAACCCTAACTCACTCTTTGCCCTTTGTGAACCTTGGTGACCTCTGTGGTTAAAACGACTAACCACTAAGTCCACAACGCAATGAGGTCTCTAAGATTCGTTAAGTAAAAAATGCCTTATCCGTTTATATTCTTGTTTTTGAACATGTTATCCACATGGTGTTAAAAAGAGTACACTCTTAAACAATATACGCTTTCTTCACAATTTCCAGTTCGGTCTTTAAGCAATCGCAAGCGATTTGGATATGCTTTCTTTTTACGTCCGTTTGGCCGATAACCCATCGCATCACAAAATTTCCATTCAATATAGTCGAAGTGAAAAAGACTTTTCCACTGGCATTTACCCGATCCATCCAAGTCTTGTTAAAGTCATTTTGCTGGGATGTGGATAGTGACTTTTCCACAAATCGGAAACAAAAGACATTCAAAATATTAGGTGTTTCTACTATTACATTTTCTTCATTTTCGGCCCATTTTTTTGCCAATTTCGTAAGTTCTAGGTGCCCTCTGAGCTTTTCTCGGATTCCTGCCAAACCGTAGGCCCTGATTACCCACCAAAGCTTCAATGCCCGAAATCTCCGGCCCAATTGGATTCCCCAATCGCGGTAGTTATGCACATGCTCATCTTGATCCGTTTTGAGGTATTCAGTGGTCATGGAAAATGTGTGGACAAGATCATCAGCATTCTTTACAAAAAGCACCGAACAATCAAAATTCGTAAACATCCATTTGTGCGGATTGAAAACATAGCTGTCGGCCAACTCGTGACCTTCAATCATCCAGCGAAATTCCGGAAGTAGGAGAGCAGTGCCGGCATAGGCTGCGTCGATATGATGCCACATTCCAAATCGAGCAGCCACTTTTCCGATCTCTCCAATAGGGTCAATGGCCGTCGAACTGGTCGTTCCCAAAGCCGAAACGACGCACAATGGCGAAAATCCATTTTGTATATCCGCTTCTATAGCGCCTTCCAAAGCCTCCGGGATCATTGCAAAATGGTTATCCACAGGAATTTTTACCAGATTTTGATGCCCCAGTCCCGCTATTCGCATGGCCTTATCCACCGACGAATGGGCCTGCTGAGAGCTATACACCCTGAATTTCTCCTGACCACTGAAGCCCTTTTCATTGACAGAAAATTGACTTGCTCGTTCCCTAGCGGCCAAAATAGCGCATAGCGTAGCCGTAGAAGCCGTATCCTGGATGACACCTTTCCACGTGGAGTCCAGTCCTTTGGCATCTCGCAGCCAATTGACCACTCTTTCCTCCAGTTCGGTAGCAGCTGGAGACGTTAGCCAAGACATACATTGGGCACCCAATGTGGACATGAGCATCTCAGCCAAGATAGATGGCGCGGAAGTATTTGCCGGAAAGTACCCAAAGAACATCGGATGTTGCCAGTTGGTCATACCAGGAATGATCCCTTCTTCAAAATCAGTAAAAATCTCATCAAACGTTGCGGGATCTTCGGGTGCCTTATCGGGAAATTTATCATAAATCTCTCCCGGTTGGATATCAGGAGTTACAGGATAGTTCTCTTTTTGCTCCAAGTAATCAGCCATCCAATCCACCAACTGATGGGCATGTTTTCTAAAGTCGTGGTTATTCATTTAAGTTTGGTTATTCAAATGTCATAATAACTGGGAGGCTAACAAATCTGGAACAGCTTAATTGAGTCAGAGACTCAAAGCTTGTCCGTGCTGGGGTAAAGACCCCGCACAACCCAGCATTTGTAAAATCTCATGTTCAACGTCTCATATCTCATGTCTTAAGACTCACATCTCACTACTAACCCCACTAATGTACATACGAACCGGCATTCATATCGATGGTGCTACCAGTAGCATGATCTGCAAGGCCAGAAACCAGCAAACATACCATCGGTGCAATATCTTTTGGCTCAGTAAGTCGGTCCAGAGCAATGTCATTGAGGGCGAAGTCCTCGCCGTACTGGTCCATAAAATCCTGCGCCATGTCCGTTCGGACAAAACCCGGGGCAATGATAAAAGCGCGGATCCCTTCTTTTCCATAATACCTGGCCACTGATCTGGTAAAGCCCACCAAAGCGGATTTGGAGGAAGCATAGGCCAGGTATTCAGGTGTATCCCCGCGAAAGGCTGCTCGGGAACTGATATTGACAACCCTTCCATTTTTATTGAGGCGGGAGTGCTGGACAAATTCCTTGGTAATGACTGCCAAGGCGTTGACATTGACGGTCATCGTGCGGAGCCAAGTGGCTGTCCACTGATCTGTAGGTGCTTCATCCGATACAGAAACTGCAATGCCAGCATTATTGATTACTGCATCGATTTTGCCATACTTATCCACCAACCGTGGAATCCAGCCCTTCACCTGCTTCAAATCACCCAGATCGCACGGGACGATATGGCTGGTATGGGGTAATTGCTGCTGCAACGCCTTGGCCGCGGCTTGGTTTTTATGGTAATGGATCAACACCTCTGCACCCGAGGCAGAAAGTTGTTTCGCAATAGCATGGCCTATTCCGCGGGAAGCTCCAGTGACGAGAATGCGTTGGCTTTCGAGAGAAATATTCATAGAAGGTTGGAATTTATACAGTTAAGTTACTCATCTGTGTTCGATAATAAAACCGATATTAATCCATGGTGCTTCAAAAAACAACTCCAGAAGGTGGTATTGAATTAAAAACTCAACTCTACGTGGTTCCGCAGCACAGCTGTCGGAATAACAAGGTTCTATATGATTTACTATGGGTAACTATTACTTTGCATGTCAAATTCTAGCTTGCCTTTCATCTTGTTGCCTTGTTACTTTTTTCCTTCAGGTGAAAAACGTAACCAAAAAAACCCGCTGCGGTGAGCTATATGACTAAAATCAAAGCCAGCACTCACGCAGGCAAACTCCTCTATTTGTGCAGCATACCAATTTTTTGTACTGATTCACGTCAAACAAGCCTGCGCTTTTTCCAGCCCACTTCTTTGATTTCTTAACGTCAAATACCTCAAGGCAGAATAGAAAATTGCCCACTGAAAAGGAACATGAATCAACATTAATTTAACCGGAATAATATCTTTACCCTCTATAATCCATATAGAGCCAATAACAATCAAATTTTGCTGTTCGGTTACTTACTAGAGCTAATCAATTTTTTTAAATCAGCCTGGACGGGAGCGTTCTCAATACCCGCTTTCACAGCCAAATAGTCAAAAATTTCTTCATCAGTCAATGCATGCACCACTTTTATTCCCCTGATTATGGTCCCGAGGTAGGATTCATGAGGCTCCACATATGGCTGAAACAATTGCTTGGCGGTAAAAGTAAAGATGGGCTCACCATCTTGTTTGCCAAGGTACAGTAAGTGGTCATACCAACCAGCCGCTCCAAGTACCATATTTCCCTGAGCAATCACCTGTTCCAAATCTATTTCGGGTCGTTGCGGAAGCCCGTTTTCCTGCTTGACCACATCATAAAACTGCTCATGAGTAATCCGGTACATGCAGGCCAAAGTCCGCTCAGAGCCAGACTTTTCCCGATGGATAAATGCCACACCACCGCCATGCCATATCTTGGCATTTTTTGCAAAATATAGTCTGTAGGGTATTTCAATCCCTTTTTTTTCCGTTGGAACTGACTTATCCACACAGCCTTGGTAGGTCTTCGTGGCGCCCAAGGGTTTACCACCCCTGATATAACAAAGGAACCTTTCTTCCAAAAGGTTAGAACCGTAACTGGCATACCAAAGGTATTTGGTCATATTGTCTTTTTGTATGTTGTCGAGCGTAATGGGCTGCTGCTTTTTTGGTTGGTGGAGTCCGCAACTCAGTGCTGTTTGGTGCTGGGAAGGAGACCACGAACAACTTGAAGCCTATTCATTTCAAGGAATTTGGTGACTATAAATGATTATTCCGTCAACAGCTATGCTTTGCCTAAATACCTTGATAAGTGATTTATACTGAGCATTCTCATCCGTTTTTTTTAATTCAAAAACGTATCTTTTCTTTCCAGCATTAACTTTTAAAATCCTTACTGGCCAAAAAGCCTCATATAAAGAAAATATCCCTATAAACCCCAGTAGCCCAAACATAATCAACCAAATAAATAATACGCGCATAATTGAGCCAGTATTTTTAAAATTATCGTAACCACTTATAAAACCTTTACTTATTTCCAGCGCAGTACTGGCTGAATAAATGGTCATACTGAGCAATACTATTCCGAAAAAACCAAGCAATAGTGGATTGTTAACTTTAGAGCCTTTGGTAAATTCTACCTTGTCAATCTCCCGTAAAACTATCCGCTTATAGGGAAAACCTTTTCTTAGTAACACTAATTCCCGTCCTTCAATTCTAAATTGGGCTGCAGATATTGGAGTCATAAGCATTGAGTAGAAAGCATTGAGGTGCTTTTTTGGTTGGTGGAATCAGCGACTCAACACTCTTTGGTGTTGGGGCGAAGACCTAGCACAACGTCCATAATTTTAATACTATCAGCTAACAGTCACACATGTTGGTCAATCAAAATGGGATTTCCGTCAGGATCGGTTAGGACGATGCTGGCTGGCCCTTTTGTAGATGGGTTGGCTTCCTGGTCTAGCTGCAGGCCATTTTCTTTAAGTTTTCGTTGAATTTCGCGGACATCATCAAACTCATCCAGCTTTTGGGCATTTTCATCCCAGCCAGGATTGAAGGTAATGATATTTTTATCAAACATCCCCTGAAAGAGGCCAATCAACGCATTGCCATTTTTCATGATCAGGTAATGGTGGTCTTCACTGCCGCCAAATACAGCAAACCCTAATTTTTCGTAAAAGGATTTGGAAGCCTGTAGGTCCTTGACGGTAAGACTAATGGAAAAAGCACCGAGTTTCATGGTTGATCTGTTTGGTTTACCATGAATTTACGAATAATTGTGAAAAGTAATTTCTATAATTTTTGGAATTTGCCCTTCTCTAATGTCATTGGAGCATCCACTTTGATAGTGTCCAACTTCAAACCGAAAAAGACTTTACTTTTACCATTTCTAGAAAATTCAAGTATTAGTCCAGAAACATATATTTTAAACTCCCTTGTACCTTCGCTTAGATCAATTTCTTTCCAATGCCATTTTCCTATTTCTATCCTATCCAAGTAACATACCCTAGCCGTAGAGTCAGCCTTTAGTTCAAATTCTTTAATCCTTTTGTTGGGATCACTTTCCTCAGAAGGATTTCCTGTGTACTGCCACATTCCAATCATCGCTGCCCTATGAAGATCACCAACATTAGTGGTATCCGAGAAACTAACATTCACAGGGTTGGTTTTGGTATGGTTCCTTCCACCCTGAGCATTTTTATCGCTGCATGAATTGATACCGATGACCAAAAGTAAGATCAAAAAAACAACTGACTTTTTCATTATATGTTAACGTAAAATTACAACAGGTAGCAATCAGGGAAATCGCTGTTAACCCCATGAAGTTATTTAATTCTGGCAAAAAGCGTCAGACCAAGCGGAGTCGAGGTCCAACGTCTAGCCTTCGACTCCGCTCAGGCTGACATCTCTTTACAAATAGTTTAAAAGCGATTTACCTAGGAGCAATGTATTAAATCATTGATTTTAAATCAATTACAGTCATCAAAATAAGTTAGAATGCAAGGTAAAAAAGTCATTATTACCAATGTCGAGTGCTCAATAACAATTATATCATCTCGTAAACTTGGCAACCAATGCAGCATGATCAGGGAAAGTCGCTGTTAACTTATTTTGATCCGCCAACTCAAAATCCCTAAAGTCAAAACCAGGTGAAACGGTACAG
It encodes:
- a CDS encoding pyridoxal phosphate-dependent decarboxylase family protein translates to MNNHDFRKHAHQLVDWMADYLEQKENYPVTPDIQPGEIYDKFPDKAPEDPATFDEIFTDFEEGIIPGMTNWQHPMFFGYFPANTSAPSILAEMLMSTLGAQCMSWLTSPAATELEERVVNWLRDAKGLDSTWKGVIQDTASTATLCAILAARERASQFSVNEKGFSGQEKFRVYSSQQAHSSVDKAMRIAGLGHQNLVKIPVDNHFAMIPEALEGAIEADIQNGFSPLCVVSALGTTSSTAIDPIGEIGKVAARFGMWHHIDAAYAGTALLLPEFRWMIEGHELADSYVFNPHKWMFTNFDCSVLFVKNADDLVHTFSMTTEYLKTDQDEHVHNYRDWGIQLGRRFRALKLWWVIRAYGLAGIREKLRGHLELTKLAKKWAENEENVIVETPNILNVFCFRFVEKSLSTSQQNDFNKTWMDRVNASGKVFFTSTILNGNFVMRWVIGQTDVKRKHIQIACDCLKTELEIVKKAYIV
- a CDS encoding SDR family oxidoreductase, translating into MNISLESQRILVTGASRGIGHAIAKQLSASGAEVLIHYHKNQAAAKALQQQLPHTSHIVPCDLGDLKQVKGWIPRLVDKYGKIDAVINNAGIAVSVSDEAPTDQWTATWLRTMTVNVNALAVITKEFVQHSRLNKNGRVVNISSRAAFRGDTPEYLAYASSKSALVGFTRSVARYYGKEGIRAFIIAPGFVRTDMAQDFMDQYGEDFALNDIALDRLTEPKDIAPMVCLLVSGLADHATGSTIDMNAGSYVH
- a CDS encoding VOC family protein, which produces MKLGAFSISLTVKDLQASKSFYEKLGFAVFGGSEDHHYLIMKNGNALIGLFQGMFDKNIITFNPGWDENAQKLDEFDDVREIQRKLKENGLQLDQEANPSTKGPASIVLTDPDGNPILIDQHV
- a CDS encoding GMC oxidoreductase, whose amino-acid sequence is MANLNIKSKQENTYGAIVIGSGMSGGFAAKELCDKGVKTLVLERGRSVIHNKDYPTTNMMPWEFEHRGQMPEDIQRENPVVSRCYAFREDAAHFFVKDQEHPYIQEKPFDWIRGYQTGGKSLLWARQVQRWSDHDFEGPARDGFAVDWPIRYKDLAPWYSYVEKFVGVAGFHDGIPHLPDGEFLPGIELTAAEEYFKSVVEQKYPGRNVISGRCAHITGNAAYYAKQGRGICQHRTICQRGCPFGGYFSSNSASLPWAQRTGNLTLKNNAVVHSIIYDDAQQKATGVRVIDANTKEVTEYFAPIIFVNASALNTNLILLNSTSKRFPNGLGNDNGLMGKYVAFHNYRGGVSGEYDGLKAFTTEGKRPTSGYMPRFRNVDKQETNFLRGYAAGIHGSRSKDVNYSGTGADLVKNMMNPSYGPWRIGSHMMGETIPKESNYVALDTDKKDDWGMPQLKVNVDYDQNDLDMIQDYRDQLAEMFDEAGFKNIRTWDDERRPGLDIHEMGGVRMGHDPKTSLLNKHHQLHACPNVYVTDGACMTSTSTQNPSLTYMVFAARAVDHAMKNQG
- a CDS encoding hydrogen peroxide-inducible genes activator, with protein sequence MTIQQLEYVLAVDKHRHFGHAAEACFVTQPTLSAQIHKLERELDVVIFDRSKMPVIPTEIGQQLIEQAKRVVSESKGIYEMISQLKGNISGVIKLGIIPTLAPHLLHLFIRNFLEKYPNVQLQVEELITEEIIKRLRNDELDLGIVVTPLQEQGILEKPMFYEKFYAYLSKDHRLLEKEAIEVKDLMADDFWVLQQGHCFRDQVLSICDQTKFQRMNFHYESGSLEGLKNMVNRYKGVTLLPELATFDLAEEEKSRIRPFAGEQPTREVSIVLTRSFLKKRLVELLYNEVTQAIPKEMTSSAHGKVVKFK